One window from the genome of Burkholderiales bacterium encodes:
- a CDS encoding integrase arm-type DNA-binding domain-containing protein — MARKATPLTDAAIRNAKPAEKTRKLFDGGGLYLEITPSGGKLWRFKYQFAGKAKLLAVGRWPETSLSAARRNREEARELLARGIDPGEARKTEKLRQKALAENTFEAVAREWDKRYLSTRAASHRDKVIRRLEVYVFPYLGRRPVSDITAPEILACVRRIEAANKLETAHRALQAVGQVIRFAIANGLAESDPTPALRGALPPVSPRHMAAPTDPARVGEILRALDAFQGSPIVAAAIRLLPLVFCRPGELITMRWADVDLEAAEWRYTVTKTKAEHLVPLSRQAIAILRDLFPLTGHLPGGWVFPGGRSPMQHLSNAAINAAYRRLGIDTREELTGHGWRAVARTLLHEKLGFPAEAIEHQLAHRVPDALGKAYNRTKFAEVRRKMMQAWADYLDRLRDGAEIVPLRKSL, encoded by the coding sequence ATGGCACGCAAAGCGACCCCATTGACCGACGCCGCGATCCGCAACGCGAAGCCGGCGGAAAAGACCCGGAAGCTGTTCGACGGCGGCGGGCTGTATTTGGAAATCACCCCATCCGGCGGGAAGCTGTGGCGCTTCAAATACCAGTTCGCCGGCAAGGCAAAGCTGCTCGCCGTGGGGCGATGGCCCGAGACTTCGCTATCCGCTGCGCGCCGGAATCGTGAGGAAGCGCGCGAACTGCTCGCCAGAGGCATCGACCCCGGCGAAGCGCGCAAGACCGAGAAGCTGCGCCAGAAAGCGCTGGCGGAGAACACCTTTGAAGCCGTAGCCCGAGAGTGGGACAAACGCTATCTCTCAACCCGCGCCGCGTCCCATCGGGACAAGGTGATACGCCGGTTGGAGGTGTATGTCTTTCCCTACCTGGGCCGCCGGCCGGTGTCTGACATCACGGCGCCGGAGATTCTCGCCTGTGTGCGGCGCATCGAGGCGGCAAACAAACTGGAGACTGCCCACCGCGCCCTGCAAGCCGTCGGCCAGGTGATCCGCTTCGCCATCGCCAACGGGCTGGCGGAAAGCGATCCGACCCCTGCCTTGCGCGGCGCACTGCCGCCGGTATCCCCTCGCCACATGGCCGCGCCGACAGACCCGGCGCGGGTAGGCGAGATTCTGCGCGCGCTGGACGCCTTCCAGGGTTCGCCCATCGTGGCGGCGGCAATCCGGCTGCTGCCGCTTGTCTTCTGCCGCCCTGGGGAGCTAATCACCATGCGCTGGGCCGATGTTGATTTGGAAGCCGCCGAGTGGCGTTACACCGTAACGAAGACCAAGGCCGAGCACTTGGTGCCTTTGAGTCGGCAGGCAATCGCAATCCTGCGTGATCTATTCCCGCTGACTGGTCATTTGCCGGGTGGCTGGGTTTTTCCGGGCGGACGAAGCCCGATGCAGCACCTTTCGAACGCGGCGATCAATGCCGCTTACCGGCGCCTGGGCATCGATACCAGAGAGGAACTGACGGGGCACGGCTGGCGGGCCGTGGCACGCACGCTGTTGCATGAGAAGCTGGGGTTCCCCGCCGAGGCCATCGAGCACCAACTGGCGCACCGAGTGCCTGACGCCTTGGGCAAGGCTTACAACCGAACGAAGTTTGCCGAGGTGCGCCGCAAGATGATGCAGGCATGGGCCGACTATCTCGACCGGCTGCGCGATGGGGCGGAGATTGTGCCGCTGAGGAAAAGCCTGTGA